A part of Methanosarcinales archaeon genomic DNA contains:
- a CDS encoding tetratricopeptide repeat protein → MQSHRLASCAAITQLGYILVSGLLPDIKAASAGPHVFLIIGSSTPALFVDFSLDSILEIDVRQTYEQKGNYYYLKKKPELDKETLQFLIQYYPVYHVTSNVGLSHNIHNNLGITYDKVGRYQEALQELTAARQLDPGYIDVINNTAVTYYHMCKNDEAIQALQETIQSNPDNVQAHYNLGNIFASQGRIDEAIKEIDQAIRLNPNYAPAHNSLGNIYLEQKNNEAAITEFQSSLKLDPNYAVAHINMGNVYKDSGRYEDAITEFEAAIEVDPECVEANYGMGMVYCHKGSYERAVHPLVQAVYLKPELMESVPDKLRLKVSRGISRLQRM, encoded by the coding sequence TTGCAATCTCATCGGCTTGCCTCCTGTGCCGCTATCACCCAGCTGGGATACATACTTGTAAGCGGCCTGCTGCCAGATATTAAGGCTGCCAGTGCAGGCCCCCATGTGTTTCTGATTATTGGCAGTTCCACTCCAGCATTATTCGTGGACTTCAGCCTGGATTCCATACTGGAGATTGATGTCCGGCAGACATATGAGCAGAAGGGGAATTACTATTATCTCAAAAAAAAACCGGAACTTGATAAGGAGACCTTACAGTTCTTAATCCAGTATTATCCTGTTTACCATGTTACCTCTAATGTGGGATTAAGCCATAACATCCATAATAATCTGGGCATCACCTATGATAAGGTGGGCAGGTATCAGGAGGCGCTCCAGGAACTGACAGCTGCCCGGCAGCTTGATCCGGGGTATATCGACGTGATCAATAATACTGCTGTCACCTATTATCATATGTGTAAAAATGATGAAGCAATTCAGGCACTGCAGGAGACTATACAGTCAAATCCGGATAATGTACAGGCCCATTACAACCTGGGTAATATCTTTGCCAGCCAGGGCAGAATTGATGAAGCAATAAAGGAAATTGATCAAGCAATTCGGCTTAATCCCAATTACGCTCCTGCCCACAACAGCCTGGGAAATATCTATCTTGAACAAAAGAACAATGAAGCGGCAATCACAGAATTCCAGTCTTCCTTAAAGCTTGATCCGAATTATGCTGTGGCCCATATTAATATGGGGAATGTGTATAAAGATTCAGGCAGATATGAGGATGCGATCACAGAGTTTGAAGCAGCCATCGAGGTAGATCCCGAATGTGTCGAAGCAAATTACGGTATGGGAATGGTCTATTGCCATAAGGGTAGTTATGAGAGAGCGGTTCATCCATTGGTACAGGCCGTATACCTCAAACCCGAACTGATGGAATCAGTTCCTGATAAGTTAAGACTCAAGGTAAGCCGCGGGATATCAAGACTGCAAAGGATGTAG
- the polX gene encoding DNA polymerase/3'-5' exonuclease PolX: MKKNQETAELLYHIAELLELKGENTFKIRAYNKAARAVESLSTDIQEIYAAEELESITGVGSAIAEKIGEYLKNGRLGYYDDLFKEIPAGLSEMLKIPGLGPKTVQLVYQKLSITDLNTLEQAARSHRLRRLPGFGQTKEKNIIKAIERYRQRSGRIPFGKAYGLVDEIFQFMDHYVKTGTIVPAGSLRRGRDTVGDIDLLAIHDNPVQLINAFVGMPIVGQVLGKGKTKVTIVTKDAVQVDLRILEARSYGTSLQYFTGSKEHNVKLRSIALKQGLSLSEYALEDVGNGEKIYCDNENEVYQHLGLPYIPPELREDAGEIEAALAGSLPRLITLQDIKGDLHVHSDWSDGVGSIETLADAAQQRGYRYLGITDHSRSLGIARGLAEDKLREQIQEISALNDELENFNILSGTEVDIKADGSIDLPDSVLEMCDVVVAAVHSAHQQDERTMTGRIIKGMENPNVDILAHPSGRLIGEREPYAVNMTAVLEAAERIGTALEINAHPSRLDLADVYVRKAKELGVRVAIGTDAHSSSGLNMMRFGVMVARRGWLEKEDVINTREADSLPFKP; encoded by the coding sequence ATGAAGAAAAATCAGGAGACAGCCGAATTATTATACCACATTGCCGAGCTGCTCGAGCTGAAAGGAGAAAATACCTTCAAGATCAGAGCGTACAACAAAGCAGCCCGCGCTGTGGAAAGCCTGAGCACTGACATCCAGGAGATCTATGCAGCAGAAGAACTGGAATCAATAACTGGTGTGGGTTCGGCCATTGCAGAGAAGATCGGGGAATATCTGAAGAACGGACGACTGGGATACTATGATGACCTCTTCAAAGAGATTCCCGCCGGATTGAGTGAGATGTTGAAGATACCCGGCCTGGGACCCAAGACTGTCCAGCTTGTGTATCAGAAGCTGAGCATAACAGATCTCAATACCCTTGAACAGGCCGCACGGTCCCATAGGCTACGCAGGCTGCCGGGTTTTGGTCAGACCAAAGAGAAGAACATCATAAAAGCCATTGAGCGGTACCGCCAGCGAAGCGGCAGGATACCCTTTGGAAAGGCATACGGGCTGGTGGATGAGATATTCCAGTTCATGGATCATTATGTTAAGACCGGCACCATAGTCCCGGCTGGGAGTCTGCGGCGGGGCAGGGATACGGTCGGCGATATCGATCTCCTGGCTATCCATGACAATCCGGTTCAGCTTATCAACGCCTTTGTGGGTATGCCCATAGTGGGACAGGTACTGGGGAAAGGGAAGACCAAGGTCACCATTGTCACAAAGGATGCAGTGCAGGTGGATCTGAGGATTCTGGAAGCAAGGTCATACGGCACATCACTGCAGTATTTTACCGGTTCCAAGGAACATAATGTGAAACTGCGAAGCATTGCCCTTAAACAGGGTCTCAGTCTCAGTGAATACGCACTGGAAGATGTGGGAAATGGGGAAAAGATCTATTGCGATAATGAAAACGAGGTCTATCAACACCTGGGTCTCCCGTACATCCCGCCCGAGCTGAGAGAGGATGCGGGAGAGATCGAAGCTGCCCTGGCGGGATCGCTGCCCCGGCTTATCACACTGCAGGATATCAAGGGAGATCTGCATGTCCATTCGGACTGGAGTGACGGCGTTGGTTCCATCGAGACCCTGGCCGATGCTGCACAACAACGGGGATATCGTTACCTGGGTATCACTGACCATTCACGGTCCCTGGGTATTGCCAGGGGGCTGGCAGAGGATAAACTGCGGGAGCAGATCCAGGAGATCAGCGCATTGAACGACGAACTTGAAAATTTCAACATATTGTCCGGTACTGAAGTGGATATCAAGGCAGATGGGTCCATCGATCTGCCAGATAGCGTGCTGGAAATGTGTGATGTTGTGGTAGCAGCCGTACATTCGGCACACCAGCAGGATGAACGCACCATGACCGGGCGCATCATAAAAGGCATGGAGAATCCCAACGTGGACATACTGGCCCATCCATCAGGCCGGTTGATCGGGGAACGGGAACCTTACGCTGTGAACATGACCGCCGTGCTGGAAGCGGCTGAACGGATCGGGACCGCACTGGAGATCAATGCCCATCCCAGCAGACTGGACCTGGCAGATGTGTACGTGCGAAAGGCCAAAGAGCTGGGGGTCAGGGTTGCCATTGGTACGGACGCACATTCCAGTAGCGGGCTGAACATGATGCGTTTCGGGGTAATGGTAGCACGGCGGGGCTGGCTTGAGAAAGAAGATGTGATAAATACACGGGAAGCAGATTCATTACCATTCAAACCATGA
- a CDS encoding phosphoribosyltransferase, giving the protein MAKALQLPADLLIVRKIQLPDNPEAGFGAVGPDGEMILNELWVAQLHLAEYEIIAQKKKTIDSIKKRDQIFRKGRPYPDLKGKTVILVDDGLASGYTMLAAIGFTQTLEPSKIIAAVPTASNKTVDFVLPHVDELVCLNVRRGYYFAVADAYENWYDLGDDEVLSIIKREPFIY; this is encoded by the coding sequence ATTGCAAAGGCCCTTCAACTCCCTGCAGATCTGCTCATTGTGCGAAAAATACAGCTGCCTGACAATCCTGAAGCAGGTTTCGGAGCTGTGGGACCAGATGGAGAAATGATACTCAATGAACTCTGGGTAGCACAACTCCACCTGGCTGAATATGAGATCATTGCACAGAAAAAAAAGACGATTGATAGTATAAAAAAGAGGGACCAGATATTCAGAAAAGGAAGACCATATCCGGATTTGAAAGGCAAGACAGTTATCCTGGTGGACGATGGACTTGCCTCAGGTTATACAATGCTTGCAGCTATCGGTTTTACACAAACGTTAGAGCCTTCAAAGATCATAGCTGCTGTACCTACAGCATCTAATAAAACTGTGGATTTCGTACTACCTCATGTGGATGAACTGGTATGTCTGAACGTGAGAAGGGGATATTATTTTGCTGTAGCCGATGCGTATGAAAACTGGTATGATCTCGGGGATGATGAAGTGCTGTCAATTATAAAAAGAGAGCCCTTTATTTACTGA
- a CDS encoding archaemetzincin family Zn-dependent metalloprotease, protein MKFIIIQPVAEIREELLTSLGEGLKEVIGYPYRISPLSEIPESSYNKDRGQYDAEVLLGEIAKNNSSVSLLGVIDVDLYVESLNFVFGLADKGSAIISITRLRPEFYGEKRNEHMFKERVLKESIHELGHTFGLHHCPDKRCVMHFSNSLEDTDIKSTDFCRNCSIIINRKLSS, encoded by the coding sequence ATGAAATTTATTATTATTCAACCGGTGGCGGAAATAAGAGAGGAATTGTTGACCTCACTTGGAGAAGGATTGAAAGAGGTCATTGGATATCCTTACAGGATATCTCCCCTCTCTGAAATCCCGGAATCCTCTTATAATAAGGATCGTGGACAGTATGATGCCGAAGTCCTGTTGGGAGAGATAGCAAAGAACAATTCTTCAGTTAGTCTTCTTGGAGTGATAGATGTTGATTTGTATGTTGAAAGCTTGAATTTCGTATTCGGATTGGCAGATAAAGGCTCTGCGATCATATCGATTACCAGATTAAGACCAGAGTTCTATGGTGAGAAACGGAATGAACATATGTTCAAAGAGCGAGTATTAAAAGAATCAATCCATGAGCTTGGACATACCTTTGGACTACATCACTGCCCCGATAAACGATGTGTAATGCATTTCTCGAACAGTCTTGAGGATACTGATATCAAAAGTACGGATTTCTGCAGGAATTGTTCAATAATAATTAACAGGAAATTAAGCAGCTAA